Proteins from a genomic interval of Maylandia zebra isolate NMK-2024a linkage group LG15, Mzebra_GT3a, whole genome shotgun sequence:
- the LOC143412778 gene encoding uncharacterized protein LOC143412778, with the protein MIDHKLFNISLFLLLLYSGALSEDLSLAFTVRDGDKVTLPCKNRFNIHHNCDTITWIFRDSRGTPAVELVNLGQIKEEAKSDRLSVTAECSLVIKKVTAEDVGRYTCRQFRGNPGRQQGPDAVVYLSVVVMTEKKNADEVTLSCSVLTFDRCRHKVKWIHNRRDLDRDYSNLKTSQSSCSATVTFLNLTYGHISSSDFKCSLKRTENNKEQLFTFSHHSSGEETNTATTVKLDTVTTIKVLEMDGSTNLPEIYAAATIKLEIMTESGIKGGLTTKQLEIMNGLRKLPDWSWYRLAIVALGLVALIAAVVVVSIWIRAGKKAQMDENMEQNLNSAVTSSAPGTIQESADLQDVVLYASLSYTETTYRCPGLQVPHKEDEEGEALTYIICSVSSPGPAPSNLYASINKPKD; encoded by the exons ATGATTGATCACAAATTATTcaacatttctctgtttttgttgcttCTTTATTCAG GAGCACTTAGTGAAGATCTTTCGCTTGCCTTCACTGTCAGAGATGGAGATAAAGTCACTTTGCCTTGTAAAAATCGGTTCAACATTCATCACAACTGTGACACTATCACCTGGATCTTCAGAGATTCAAGAGGCACACCAGCAGTAGAGCTGGTTAATCTTGGACAAATCAAAGAAGAAGCCAAATCAGACAGACTGAGTGTTACAGCAGAATGCTCACTGGTTATAAAGAAGGTCACAGCTGAGGATGTTGGTCGTTACACCTGCAGACAGTTTAGAGGCAATCCAGGGAGACAGCAAGGTCCAGATGCTGTGGTTTATCTGTCTGTTGTTGTCA TGACCGAAAAGAAGAACGCTGATGAGGTGACTTTAAGCTGCTCTGTGTTGACATTTGATCGGTGTAGACACAAAGTGAAGTGGATCCATAACAGAAGAGATCTGGATAGAGATtactcaaatttaaaaacatcacaGTCTTCCTGCTCTGCTACTGTGACATTTCTGAACCTTACATATGGTCACATATCAAGTTCTGACTTTAAGTGTAgcttaaaaagaacagaaaataacaaagaGCAGCTTTTTACCTTCAGCCATCATTCATCAG gtGAAGAAACAAATACAGCAACAACAGTTAAATTAGACACAGTGACTACAATAAAAGTGCTGGAAATGGATGGTTCAACAAACTTACCAG AAATATATGCAGCAGCAACAATTAAATTGGAAATAATGACTGAATCTGGCATTAAAGGAGGTCTGACAACAAAACAGCTGGAAATCATGAATGGTTTGAGAAAATTACCAG ACTGGTCCTGGTACAGGCTTGCCATTGTGGCCCTGGGTTTAGTAGCACTTatagcagctgttgttgtcGTCAGCATCTGGATAAGAGCTG gGAAAAAAGCACAGATGGATGAAAACATG GAACAGAATTTAAACTCTGCAGTAACTTCGTCTGCTCCAGGAACCATTCAGGAATCT GCTGATCTTCAAGATGTTGTTCTCTACGCCTCCCTCAGCTACACCGAGACCACCTACAGGTGTCCAGGTCTTCAG GTTCCCCataaagaagatgaagaaggtGAAGCTTTGACCTACATTATATGTTCAGTCTCTTCTCCTGGACCTGCTCCCAGCAACCTCTATGCTAGCATCAACAAACCAAAAGactaa
- the LOC143412759 gene encoding uncharacterized protein LOC143412759, with protein sequence MAEFRWIQMFSSVILMLQLSAAAADYSEFIIRDEGEVTLSCENVTDDQDKCDRTTWLLSQSNRAVVTLFENGKIHQGVKNKSDRLSVTAKCSLVIKKLTAEDVGQYTCRRFNKSGQKEGSDSVAELSVVNLTEYKDDDTVTLKCSVSTYKECKYTVKWLYGNKDLRMSQSACSVTFATSDHIYTSKNSEMLKCQVAHGGNVQEFIFSQSSGVWKFIVVALGLTVLIMSAFIGIIWKRVKGHKSQMNENAELSLNPAVTLSAPGTIQDSVSSNTYSPLGMGIV encoded by the exons ATGGCTGAATTCAGGTGGATTCAAATGTTTTCATCAGTGATACTAATGCTTCAATTGTCAG cagcagcagctgactaCTCTGAGTTTATTATCAGGGATGAAGGTGAGGTCACTTTGTCATGTGAAAATGTGACAGATGATCAAGATAAATGTGACAGAACTACCTGGCTCTTAAGTCAGTCAAATAGAGCCGTAGTAACACTGTTTGAAAACGGGAAGATTCACCAAGGGGtcaaaaataaatcagacaGACTGAGTGTTACAGCAAAATGTTCTCTGGTTATAAAGAAGCTCACAGCTGAGGATGTTGGTCAGTACACCTGCAGAAGGTTCAACAAATCAGGACAAAAAGAAGGTTCAGACTCTGTAGCTGAGCTGTCTGTTGTTAACC TAACTGAATATAAGGATGATGACACAGTGACATTGAAGTGCTCTGTGTCCACATATAAAGAATGTAAATACACTGTGAAGTGGCTCTATGGTAACAAAGACCTGAGGATGTCACAGTCTGCCTGCAGTGTGACCTTTGCAACATCTGATCATATTTACACATCCAAGAACTCTGAGATGTTGAAGTGCCAAGTAGCACATGGTGGAAACGTGCAGGAGTTTATCTTCAGTCAATCTTCTG gtGTGTGGAAGTTTATTGTTGTAGCGCTGGGGTTAACAGTACTCATAATGAGTGCTTTCATAGGCATCATATGGAAGAGAGTTAAAG gacACAAATCACAGATGAATGAAAATGCT gAACTCAGTTTAAACCCTGCAGTGACTCTGTCTGCTCCAGGAACCATTCAGGACTCTGTGAGCTCAAATACTTACTCaccactagggatgggtatcgtttag